The Patescibacteria group bacterium region CATCAACGCCGAACTGGCCAAGCTGAAAGAACAGGCGAGCCAGTTGGAATTGCATTGGAACAACGAAAAAAATATCATTTCCCAGATTAGAAACTCCAAGAAAGAAATTGATGACTTGAAGATTAAGGCGGAAATAATCCAGCGCCAGGGAGCTGATTTAACTGAAGTGGCTAAGATAAGATACGGTTTGATTCCTGAATTAGAACAGACCATAAAGATCCAGCAAGCTGAACTCCTGAAAATACAGAAAAAAGGACAAAGGATCCTAAAGGAAGAAGTAGATGAAGAAGACATCGCCAAGGTAGTAGCGCGCTGGACCGGAGTGCCGGTCAATAAGATGCTGGAAAACGAAATCAAAAAACTCAGTCAGGCTGAGCAAGAGTTAAGCCAGGAAGTTATCGGCCAAGATGAAGCGATCAAGGCGGTCGCTAATGCCCTGCGTCGTTCCCGCGCTGGAATCAGTGAAGAAAAAAAACCGATCGGTTCATTCATGTTCATCGGCCCTAGTGGTGTCGGCAAGACTGAACTAGCTAAGACTCTGGCTAAATTCATGTTCAACAACGAAAACGCTTTAATCCGCCTAGATATGAGCGAATTCATGGAAAAGCACAGCGTCTCAAAATTGATCGGTTCACCTCCGGGCTACATCGGCCATGACGAAGGCGGACAATTAACCGACAAGATAAGGCGTCACCCCTACAGCGTCATCCTCTTCGATGAGATTGAAAAAGCTCATCCCGATACTTTTAATATCCTGCTTCAAATATTGGATGACGGCCGACTGACGGATTCTAAAGGCCGTGTCGTCAACTTCAAAAACACCATCATCATCATGACTTCCAATTTAGGCAATGAGGTCATCAAACAATATTCCATCGGTTTTAGCGACCACTCGGACCAAGAAAGGAGCCAGACTATCAGAACCGAAGAAATGAAAGAAAAAATAGACAAGATACTTAAAGAAAATTTCAAATTAGAATTCTTGAACCGGATCGATGAAATCGTGCTTTTCAAGAGCTTGAGCTCGGATGCCTTAGAAAGGATTGTTGATCTAGAACTAAGCAAGGTGGAGGCGCGCTTGAACTTGAAAAACATCCAGCTTAAAATCGGCGCTAAAGTAAAAAAATTACTAGCCGAGAAAGGCTATGATATCAGCTACGGTGCCCGACCTCTAAAAAGAGTTATCCAAAGCCTGATTTTAGACGAACTGGCCCTAGAAATAATCGAGGGCAAGATCAATGCTGGCGATAAAGTAAGGATTGACCTGGGTGAACGGGAAAAAATTTCTCTGAAGGTGGCATAAAAATCCGATTCATAAAAACCCTGTTTTCTCAGAAACAGGGTTTTTGTAATTCTTGCCGCTAGGCTTTATTCATAATGATCAATGATAACCATGATTGCCAAAGAAACGAGAAGCAGGTTAGTAGCCGCTAAAGCGATAAGCTTAAAGCGATTAATTCCGCTAGAATATTTGAGCTCCCTGAAATAAGCATCCTCCAGAACGAAGTGGTTGAAAAGTCTGCACACCAGGGCGCCGGCCACGAGAGTACTGATATACAGCCAGGGCCAGGCGATCATAGGAGACCCAATGAACCAATTCACGAAATCTAGACCGCTGAAAGATATCACCGGTAGCAGGGTCGGAATGAGTACTAAGCGGTAAGCTTTGTCCCCGTCATATTCAAAAAATAAGACTAGACAAAACAAAAGCAAATTTATTATCCAGAAGGCAGCGGCGCTGAAAACCCAGCGGGTCAGAAGGAAAAACAAGATGATCAAGCAAAAATCAGCAACTAAGGAAAAAGCGATTAATCTTTTCATGGTATATAGTTTTTTATTGATAATACGAATTTAAAAAGAACCAGGTAATAAATAATTTAACCATTATCATTGTCGATTGTCAATACTTTGTCTTAAAACCACAAATATATTATAATGAAGGGAGTAAATAAAATAATTATGAAATATCAAAAATCCATCATCTTGGCTATTTTGTTTGTTGGCTTATGGGGATTAAGTGCCCAGGCCCAAGGAGTGATTGACCCTAATTTCAATCCTAATTACATCATTTCAGACGAAGACCTATACCAATACAACAGCCTAAGCCTAGAAGAAATCCAAAACTTCCTTAGGAACAAGGGGAGCTACTTAGCTAATTACCAGACTTTAAATACCCACGGAACCCTGAAATCAGCGGCGGAAATAATCTATGATGCTGCTAATAATAACTTTGATTGCAGCGGCGTCGCCCTGAGCGATAGTCCGACCGAGGCAGAAAAATCTTTGAAATGCCGACACATCACCACGATTAACCCTAAATTCTTATTAGTACTGCTGCAGAAAGAAGCCAGCTTAATCGAAGACCCTAGCCCCAGCCAATCCCGGCTCGACTGGGCGACTGGTTATGGCTGCCCCGATAGCCTGGCCTGCAACCCTTATTACAAGGGCTTCGGCAAGCAAGTTAACAGTGCTTCGCTCCAATTCCTAGCCTACATGAATGAACCGCAAAATTATTCTTACAAAGCCGGACAGACCTACATCTTCAAAAATAATTACGGCAGCATTTCCAGCGATCCGGTAACGGTCACCCCCAGCAACCGGGCAACAGCTGCTTTATACAATTATACCCCGCACGTTTTCAACGGCAATTACAATTTTTATAAGATCTGGCAAAGATATTTCCCGACCAAAATCCAGCGCTACCCCGACGGTTCGCTGCTTCAGGTCAAAGGCGATAATAGCGTCTTCTTAATTGAAGGCGGAAAGAAACGCCCATTCGCTGGCAAAGCCGTCCTCCTTTCTCAATTCAATCTTAACCAGATTATCACGGTCGACCTAGGGACTTTAGACAGCTACGCCTCCGGCACCCCGATTAAATTTCCTAACTACTCCCTGGTAAAATCACCTAAGAATAATGTCTATCTTCTAGTGGGCAAAGAGAAAAGAGGCATCGTCAGTTGGCCGGTCTTTAAGAAAATAGGTTTCAACCCGGCAGAGATAATCGATGCGACCACGGAGGAATTAGCGGCCTACCAAGATGGTCCGAACATTACTGCCACTTCCACCTATCCCTTAGGAGCTCTACTGCAAGACACTAAAACTGGTGGCATTTATTTCGCGGAAAATGGAAACAAGGCGCCTATCTTAGATAAACAGATAATCGACTTAAAATTCAAAGGCAAAAAAATCATCAAAACCAACGATAAAGAATTAAAGAACTACAAGACGATCGACCCGATCCTTTTAGACGACGGCGCTCTGGTCAAATCTAATTCCAACGAAACGGTCTATCTTATCTCTAATGGACAGAAAAGGCCTTTCGCCAGTCTCGAAGCTTTGAAACAGCTGGGTTATAAAGTGGAAAATATCCTAAACATTTCTCCCCAACTTCTCTATCATTACCCACTGGGCAGTCTAATTAACAGTTAAAATTATGCCGATCGTCAAAGCTGCTCTCCTGCCCCATTCCCCTTTACTTATACCGGAAATAGGAAAAAGTAACCAAAGCCTATTACAAAAAACCAGGGATGCTTATCAGGAAATCATTGCTGATTGCCAAGAAAAAGAAGTTGACACCATCGTCATCCTGTCACCGCATGGTCCGATCCAAGATAATTTCTTTACGATTAACATCGCCCCTGATTTTTCCTTAGACTTAAGCCAATTCGGTTATTTGAATAATAAAAAAATCCCAGGTGATACGGCTTTGGCCTATCATCTTAAGCAGACCCTCAAGCAGGATTTTCCCATCCAACAAATTACTGTCAACCCGACTGATTACGGTAGCGCCATCCCCCTGCACCTCTTTCAAGCCGCTATCCCTAAATTAAAGACTATAATCATCTATCACTCCCGCTTAGATTTGGAAACTCACCACCGTTTCGGTTTGCTCTTGGGTGGATTCTTGCAGACCCAAGCTAATAATATAGCCGTCATCGCTTCGGGCGACCTTTCCCACCGCCTCAAAAAAAGCTCCCCGGCCGGTTATTCACCCAAAGGAGCTAAATTCGATAACAAAATAATCGAATACCTAAACGACCCAGAGAATGGACGGGATAATCTGCTCAAAATTGATGCGAACCTAAGCAAGGATGCCGGAGAGTGCGGCCTGAAAGCGATTGTCATCTTAACTGGCCTTTTGGAAAATTTCCCGCATGAAGCCAAGGTGCTAGCCTACCAGACCGATTTCGGTATCGGCTACCTAAGCATGGACTTCTTACTAAAATGATATGTCCGATTTTAATTCATTCCAAGACATCCTGAAAAATAAAAAAAATATCAAAGCGCCCGCCTATCCCTGGCAAGACCTAGCCTTGAGGATCATCAAAGAATTAGGCATTCCTAACTTCAAACGCTCAGCCGTTTTCAAGGTTTGCAAAGACAAGTCGCCCCATATCATCGAAAAAGCCCTGATTGACACTAAGGAATTATGCCAGAGCGGGCAAAAATGGAAATACTTCTTTAAAATTATCGATCAAGAATAAAAATTAATCATCTATGGCCAAAGTCCTAAAAATAATAACCCACCCCAACCCCATACTTCGAAAAAAATCCGCCGAGATTTCTTTATCAAAAATTAAAGATCCGGAAATACAAAAACTCTTGCTAGATATGGAAAAAACCATGATCGTAAAAGATGGCGCCGGCCTAGCCGCCCCGCAAATCGGAAAAAACATCAGACTAATCGTTATCGCCCACAATGGAAAGAATCTTTTCCTGATTAACCCGAAGATCACCCGTCGTTCTTGGGCTCAGGAAATAGGCGAAGAAGGCTGCTTATCAGTCTTAGGTCCTCAGGGAGAAATAATCTATGGACCAGTCAAGCGACACAAGAAAGTCAGCTGTCTCTATTTTGATAGCCAGGGGCAGAAACAAAAACTCCAGGCTGAAAATCTCTTAGCCCGGGTCATCCAGCACGAAACAGACCATCTAGACGGCGTTCTCTTTATCGACCGCTTAGAAAAATAGTATTCTGCTTTTCAAAAAAGGCCGCCAGCAGGCGGTCTTTTATCAGGTTAATTATTCTTCTTCCGGCGGCGATGGTAATAAACATAAACTAGGGATAAGGAACAAATTATGATTAGAGTCCAAAAGATGCCCGTATAATACTCTTCCAACAGTTCCTTGTTCGCTCCCAAAAAATACCCTAAAACAGCCAGGATCGAAACCCACAAGAAGGACCCTAAAAAAGTATAGGTTATAAAAGGCCGTAAGGGCATCTTAGAAAAACCAGCCGGGATGGATATTAAGTGGCGCACGACCGGAAACAAGCGGCCGATAAAAGTCGCACTCCGCCCCCTAGTCAAAAACAGGTCTTCAGCCTTCTTAATCTTTTCCGGTGTCACCAAGATAAAACGCGCCCATTTAGTACTAGCCAAACGATAAACCACCGGCCGGCCCAAATAATAAGCGAGGGCGTAATTTATCAAAGCGCCGATTACGCTACCAATCGCCCCGGCTAAGATAATTAAGATAATATTAAAGCGGCCGTCAGCGGCCAGGTAAGCCGCCGGCGGAATGACAATTTCCGAGGGTAAGGGCAAAATCGAGCTTTCAATCGCCATCAAAACCACTATCCCGCCGTAGCCGATCTGACTAAAGATATCCAAGATTGTATTGACTAAACTGCTAAACATAAATAAAATCTTTTCATATAATAGCATCGCCTAAAATTTATGTCTAACCCTAGGATTCGCACAATTTTCATGGGCACGCCGGAATTCGCCGTTAAACCCCTTCTCAGTCTCATCGCCGATAATAGTTTCGAAGTCGTCGCGGTTTTTACTAACCCGGATGAAAAGGTAGGCCGAAAGCAAACTCTTAGCGAACCGCCGGTTAAAAAGATAGCTATCAAAAATGGATTGCCCTGCTACCAACCTCAAAAGATTAGAACCGAAACGGATCTAATAAAAAAATTGTCTCCCGACCTGATCGTCGTGGTGGCCTATGGCCATCTCATCCCTCAAGAAATATTAGACATTCCTCGATATGCTTGCATTAACCTCCATGCTTCGCTGCTGCCAAAATACCGAGGCGCTTCCTGTCTGCAGGCTCCGATATTAAATGGAGATAAAACAACCGGCCTGACGATAATGAAAATGGAAGCCGGCTTAGATACCGGCCCGATTCTTGAACAAGCGGAAATAGAATTAGCGCCTGAGGAAAATTTAGAATCCTTGAGAAGTAAACTGGGTGATCTCGGCGGAAAAATAATCACCCGGACGCTAAAAGATTATATTGCCGGCAAGATAAAGGAGAGAAAACAGGAAGAAGCTGGGGCAAGTTATGTAAAAATTACCAAAAAAGAAAACGGGAAAATAAATTTCTCTAAAGCGGCCGCTGACATAGAAAAAATGGTCCGCGCTTTCTATCCCTGGCCTACAGCCTGGTTTGAATTAGCTGGACCTGATGGTCAGAACAGGAAAATACAAATCTTAAAAACAGACACAGAGATTATAAAAGGACGATTCACGGAACCGGGCCAATTCTTCAGACACCAAAAACAACTTGGACTCCAATGCGAACAAGACGCCCTAGCAATAATAAGCTTGAAAATTGAAGGTAAAAATCCCATCACTAGCCAAGCTTTCATGAATGGTTATAAAAATCTAATCAAATAAGATGGAAACTATCTTAGAAATAAAAGACGGGAAATACCCAGATAACCCCTCAGAAATTAATATAAGAGAAGCCGCCAGGGCAATCCTCTTTAACGATTCCCGCTTCATCCCCCTATTATTCGTCTCTAAACACGGATTTCATAAACTGCCTGGAGGAGGCTTGGAAGAGGGAGAAGAAATAACGGATGCTTTGGCTAGGGAGATCGAAGAAGAAACCGGCTGCCAAGCAGAGATTACCGGCGAACTAGGAAAGATAATCGAATTCCGCTCTCGCTGGAAACTAAAACAAACCTCTTATTGCTACTTAGGAAAAATAACCTCCCAAGGCAAACCTAATTTTACTGAAAAAGAAACGCTCGAGGGCTTTAAGCTAGTCTGGCTGGAATTAGACCAAGCTATCTCCCAGATGGAGAAAGAACGGCCGGACAACTATGAAGGCAATTTTATCCAAAAAAGGGACCTAGCTTTTCTTAAAAAAGCCAGAGAAACCTTAAAAATTGACTAATCTTGATTATGCCCTAGAATATTGATATCCTATTCTTGCAAGACTTTTTGGCCCTTTCGTCTATCGGTTAGGACGCCAGGTTCTCATCCTGGTAAGACGGGTTCGATTCCCGTAGGGGCTGCCAAATATAAAAATCTCCATTTATATAAATGGAGATTTTTATTTTATTAAATACAAGGTTATTATTGACAAAAAAACATAATCATGCTAAAATTAGCGATTGTCTATCCTTAGGCAATATTTCTTTAAAACTAAATAAAAAAACTAGAAAATGAAAAAAATCCTGCCTTTATTGATTAAGATCGTTTTGGCTGGACTTTTCCTTTATAATCTCCACTTCTTTTATTTTGTCACCCAAAGCTTTCATCAAGCTGGACAAAAAGCGCCCCCTCCCTGCAAAGCAGATGGCGGTCGAGAAGATATTAGATTTTTAAATGAAAAGATCCAAAAAGCCAAAGCCTTAGGTTCTAACTACCTGGCCGAAGAATATTTTTCTGATTTGACTGCCATCAGGCTGAAAGAAAAGAATAATGACTTCGACCGGAGCGCTGTCCTGGCGGTTAATAATACCCTGACCGAGTTAATGGGAACATTTACCCGTAACTTAAGTAATTTGCGTGGACATAGTTCCGACCAAGCATATAGAGATGCTTTGTTTGAACTAGAAGATGCCAGGAGCCGCTCCCAAGAAACTTTGGAGCCAGGATCTAGCCGACGCGAACAGGAATTACAAGCCCAAATGGACAAACCGGGTTACTGGCACGCAAAGCTAGTAAGCCTCCTATCCTGGTTAAGCAATTTTTACCTGAAGAATTTCTTCCTCGCTCTAAGCCTTCTTTGGCTTTGGTGGTACCAAGAAAAAAACAGCCTACGGATCAAGAATCCTTTCAGCTTCCTGATTTGTCTTCTGCTCTATCCCTTAACCATCGGACGCGTTTGGTATAAGCTATCGCGGGACAATTTCCGCGCCTTAGCTTTACAGGTAGAGTTCCGCCGGCGCCAGACAGACATCTTCGCCTTGATTTCCGAAGATGAGCTAGCTGACATCCGCCGCTTTGCTAACAGCCGCCTCAAGCTCCGCGATTACAGACATTATCTAGACCAGCGCGGACTGTACCGCCATCAAAGCCTGATGCCAGCTCTAGCGGTAACACTACTCTTCCTGATTGTCACTCCTATTACTAAAGCCCAAACCAAAGTAGATGCGAATCTAGACGGCCACATTCAAACGGAAATAAAGATTAACGCGCCGCCTGGTGACCAAGGGGCACAGATTGACTACAGTCAAACTCCAACTGCCTCGCCGGCCTTAGTATTTGATGATTACCGACCGATTATCCTGGCTTTAGCTAGCAGGCTATTAGTTGCTAATTGCCAGGAAAAATTTCCCGGGTTCCTGAAAAATCCCGACCCGATTCCTTTGTTTGATTAATGATTGCCAAACGCGTGTTCTTAGTTAAGAAAACGCGAACTAAACAATTATTAATCAAAGTCAAAGGAAAAAATGAAAAAAATCATCAGCATAATCATCAGCCTCTTATCAATTACGATTTCCGGCCAAATCCTTGGCCAGAATATCAATCTGGAAAGCACTATCGTCGCCGATAGCGTTTCTGAGCAAATCAGTACCCAAAGGATTGAAGTTAAGACCGACAAGTTTAGCTTCAAATACGATTACAAAGCAAACGGCCGAGATGTCATCGGCTTAATCTTCCCCGCCTTCTGGGCCGATTCCCTCTCCTCCCTAAACGCCATGATCGTCAAGATTGGCGATAACGGTCGTGATGACCAATTCGTCCTTGATGTCTGGGCCAAACGCCGCTACAAAAATTTTGAAGCCACTTTGGAGGCTGGACGGATGAGCAGCCAAGCTAACGACCCGATTGATTATGCCGGCGCCAGGCTATCCCGGCCCCAGCTGACAATCGAAGCCTATGGTTTAGTCTATCATTCGCTGTTCGGTGAAAAGATCGGTCCGAAGTATGCCAGTTATGCTTGGATCGCCTACCACCCGAAAAATTTCTATATCGCTCTCGGCAAACAAGACCGGGATTACTGGGCCTTCTTCGGCACTAAGAACCAGAAACATTTTGGCAATTTCACTTTCACTAACTACCAGCCAAAAACCAAAAATTTTTGGTGGCGCTCCCAATTCGGTTGGGGTGAAATTAACCAGGGTTTTTTCAACCAGGATCTCTATCTAGAAGGCACGAGCTATCTAGTCGTCCCCGTTTTCTACTACAAACATTTTTCGCCCATCTGCGCTAAGGGCGAATACTCCCTAAAACTAGAAGGACGCCGTACCGGCTCTAACCAGACATACGAATTGATGATGGGAAAAAGAATAGGCAATGATATCTTCCGCCTAGCCGTCGGGATAAACAGCTCCCTCCTTGAAGGACAAGCTAACAGCTTGCGGCTCGCCCCCTCCTTTGAAGCTTATAAAGCTTGGAAAGGCAAAAACGGACAGGCCATCGTCGAATTGAGATATGATCTTCTTAGCCGGATAGCTAGCGCCTATCTGGTCTTCCGTTACTAATACTAAAATCGCTCTTTGAAAAATCCTCAGCCGCTTACACGGCGACTATGATGAGGTACCGCGGTCTAACAACGACCGCGGTTTTTTTATATAAAAAAACCGTCCTGCATATGATTTTAGGTCATAAACAGGACGGGCTTGATCAGAAAAAACTTTTTAAGCTTTCTGAAACTTATTAATCACGCATATTTCCGACTCCCCCGTAGCAATCTCAATGAATTTCACTGCCACTGAGATGCGATTGGCTTCATCCAGGTTGTCCCAAACGGTCTTAGCGATCTCCCCGATTGTACCTTCTAAAGGCAGAAGATAGGGGTCTCCCTTAAACGATGGCAAAGGGTTACCATCTCCGGAATAGGTATGAATGCAGTATCCGAAGGCCGGTATGGTGACCAAATCATAATAATACAGGTCTGATTCTTCGCTGCCATACGCGGGCTTCTTCAATAAAGCCATGCTGGCTATCCGGTTGTATTCCATATCCGGGTCGTCATCAAAAAGGTCGAAACGGGCTGCAATCCGCGGCGTAAAATTTGGGGCATCCGGTTCATAATAATACTGATCATTTATACAACGGATGCCTGAATCTAAAACGAAACCGGTGTGTTCACCATTTGTGACCACGAAAGAGCTTGGCCTAAGCGATTGATCCTGAGCCATCGCTGTGTAAACGATCAGACTTAAATCTTCATTTTCGCTGAGCAGGCTAGGGTCGGCTACTTCGACTTTCAGTTGGCCAAGTTCTTTAATTGGAACCAAAACGCGGTTCCGGCTCTTTGGGCTCCGGCCCATCAGGGCATAAACCTGGATCAGATATTTACCGGTCTCATCTAAACCAGCGATAATCAGTCTTCCGGGGTAAGGGTTGGCTTTAAGGGCGGCTAAATTATTAGCGGCTTCTTCTTTTAATTTAGTTAAATCCACGATTCCTCCTTTTTTAGAGTGTAAAAAATTATTTAAGAACGATTAAATTACCAAGAGTAATTCCTAATAAATTAATAGAAATAACACAAAATGTCAATCTATATCAAACCTTAACATTAAGCATCTCTCCCGGACGCCCGATATCTTGGCGCAGATCTAAATCAAAATG contains the following coding sequences:
- a CDS encoding class III extradiol dioxygenase subunit B-like domain-containing protein, with translation MPIVKAALLPHSPLLIPEIGKSNQSLLQKTRDAYQEIIADCQEKEVDTIVILSPHGPIQDNFFTINIAPDFSLDLSQFGYLNNKKIPGDTALAYHLKQTLKQDFPIQQITVNPTDYGSAIPLHLFQAAIPKLKTIIIYHSRLDLETHHRFGLLLGGFLQTQANNIAVIASGDLSHRLKKSSPAGYSPKGAKFDNKIIEYLNDPENGRDNLLKIDANLSKDAGECGLKAIVILTGLLENFPHEAKVLAYQTDFGIGYLSMDFLLK
- the def gene encoding peptide deformylase, producing the protein MAKVLKIITHPNPILRKKSAEISLSKIKDPEIQKLLLDMEKTMIVKDGAGLAAPQIGKNIRLIVIAHNGKNLFLINPKITRRSWAQEIGEEGCLSVLGPQGEIIYGPVKRHKKVSCLYFDSQGQKQKLQAENLLARVIQHETDHLDGVLFIDRLEK
- a CDS encoding DedA family protein, which codes for MFSSLVNTILDIFSQIGYGGIVVLMAIESSILPLPSEIVIPPAAYLAADGRFNIILIILAGAIGSVIGALINYALAYYLGRPVVYRLASTKWARFILVTPEKIKKAEDLFLTRGRSATFIGRLFPVVRHLISIPAGFSKMPLRPFITYTFLGSFLWVSILAVLGYFLGANKELLEEYYTGIFWTLIIICSLSLVYVYYHRRRKKNN
- the fmt gene encoding methionyl-tRNA formyltransferase codes for the protein MSNPRIRTIFMGTPEFAVKPLLSLIADNSFEVVAVFTNPDEKVGRKQTLSEPPVKKIAIKNGLPCYQPQKIRTETDLIKKLSPDLIVVVAYGHLIPQEILDIPRYACINLHASLLPKYRGASCLQAPILNGDKTTGLTIMKMEAGLDTGPILEQAEIELAPEENLESLRSKLGDLGGKIITRTLKDYIAGKIKERKQEEAGASYVKITKKENGKINFSKAAADIEKMVRAFYPWPTAWFELAGPDGQNRKIQILKTDTEIIKGRFTEPGQFFRHQKQLGLQCEQDALAIISLKIEGKNPITSQAFMNGYKNLIK
- a CDS encoding NUDIX domain-containing protein, producing METILEIKDGKYPDNPSEINIREAARAILFNDSRFIPLLFVSKHGFHKLPGGGLEEGEEITDALAREIEEETGCQAEITGELGKIIEFRSRWKLKQTSYCYLGKITSQGKPNFTEKETLEGFKLVWLELDQAISQMEKERPDNYEGNFIQKRDLAFLKKARETLKID
- a CDS encoding IMP cyclohydrolase, giving the protein MDLTKLKEEAANNLAALKANPYPGRLIIAGLDETGKYLIQVYALMGRSPKSRNRVLVPIKELGQLKVEVADPSLLSENEDLSLIVYTAMAQDQSLRPSSFVVTNGEHTGFVLDSGIRCINDQYYYEPDAPNFTPRIAARFDLFDDDPDMEYNRIASMALLKKPAYGSEESDLYYYDLVTIPAFGYCIHTYSGDGNPLPSFKGDPYLLPLEGTIGEIAKTVWDNLDEANRISVAVKFIEIATGESEICVINKFQKA